DNA sequence from the Mauremys mutica isolate MM-2020 ecotype Southern chromosome 9, ASM2049712v1, whole genome shotgun sequence genome:
ACTCATCATTTCAGTGCTTTGATTTCTGAAGAGTCGTGGCGCAAGTGGgcctttggggggtggggaggaaataaACACACTGGAGGAGATTGGGCATTTGTTTGTTACCTTGGGGCTCTGAAGCACTCTAATCCCCTTTATCTCTATATACACAGCACTGAAACTGGGCATGACCCTTCATAGGCCAGCAGAGAGGGAGTCTCTGCCGCAGGAGCCTCTGATATATTCTCTGGAGCTTTTTTACCTAATGAACAATCCAGTGGACACTTCCTTTAAGCAGGTTGAAAGATACATGTGGTCAGAGGCAGCTTGGACTAGTAAAAGGAGCTTACTTGACCCTAATTCTTGCGGTTTCTCTTTTACATTTCTTGCAGATTGGACAGTGAATCTCCGTGGAGGCCCTGGTTAGTTAGCAGGTTAGTGCTGCTGCTGTGTTAGAGTTGCACACACTACTGCAAAAGATTGGTTGGTTTAAAAATTTACGGAAATGTTACTATGGGGATTTTAAAGAGTTTTTACAAAAGTCTTGAGTGTGGGACCAAGCAGTTGGCATTTCTCTCTTTAGTATTTGGGCAGCACTTTCAAGATGGAAAGAATCAGCTGTTAGAACCTGGAACAGACCCACTCTCTGGATGATCACCAGTCTGTTGTGATTGAATTCAACCACTAAATCCCACATGTTTCTGAGCCCCTTGGATTTGGATAGAGACTAATAGCTGTTCCTAGCTCTGGGTCTTTCGGGCATACTCCCAGGTACTCCGAGATCTTTCTTGACATCCTGAAAACAGTGGCACAACCCACCCAGTCCCCCCAGTTGTTTAGTCATGTTCCCCCCAGAGTTCATGGGCTCTGGGAGCTCTGGTTTTCTAGTTAAACCCTTCAGGATCAATGTGGCACTGAAACAACGAAAacaggcttagcaaaggaatttcttaagcGCAAATACTTTACTCTTTAAAAGCACAAGAGAGTTACAGATCTGTGGAAAACAAAGTCCTGAACACAATACCCATTTGTCTGATCTTACCACCTCTGTGACTCCTGGGTTGGGTCTGAGTCCTTAGGCCTGGCAGTAGAATGACCTCCCTTCCTTAGAGAAGCACCCCATATAAAACAGTCAATGTTGATTGCCCTCAATTGCTCTCTCAGCTTTTCagatagataaataaatataaataaaaaatacagatACAGTCTGTCCAATAGGTGTCAAGGCTGTGCTACAAAATGGATGCTCTAAACTCTAGTCAAAGTTACATTCACCAATGGTGTCACAAAACAAAATGGGATTAATAATGACTCAGACAGCTCCCTAAATGTTCACACCAGCTATTATTACATTCCATCCCCTCCCATCCATCACAGTTCCAGCTCTCATGAGACAGTCCTAGCTTGATACCCAGCCCttccttctctgacccctctctggGTCAGCTCCAGTTCAGTTCTGGACTGGCTTCATTGGGTCAGTGCCATGCATACTGTGGAGGTGCAGGACGCAAGAACCAGCTCGCTGCTCGGAGGTCAGACATCATACAGCCCTAAAGAAGAGGGATAAAGGGATAGGTGGGGCATTGATGTGTTTGCATGCCCTTTTCCCTGGCTTgtctggcagacgccacagcctggggaagggatTTGCATAGGGACAGCACAGAGATAAAAGTGTCATAACAGCTTAATATGGAGATACAGACAGATTCTTGTGGAGGGCAATAGGAGTCCTGCCTACATGGGGCGAGAAGGGACGTAACCCTCCTGAAGCCTCAGGCACAGAGGCCAGAGCTAGGAAACCAACCTGGTCGATGGATGTACATTCACCTTTCTCTTGTGCCCACACAGCGTGACCCCTGACACTGAACAATGGGGAGACCCAGGAAAAACCCTGACAGCACAGCCTCACCTCGTCAGGCTGCAACTGTGCCCAAAGCCACCCCAGCAGCACCCCGTTCCTCTGCCGCCTCTACCCAGGCCAAGACAACACCCACAGCCAGCCGACCTAAGAGTGCTCAGGCTGCTGGGAGTTCAGGCACCAGCAGGGCACAGACAGACAAGCCAAccagcagcaccactgccagaAGAGCCAGGCAAAGCTCTTCCCAATCAAGGGCCACTGCAACACATGGCAGTGATCAAGGAGACACCGAGATAAGCTACAGAGTGACAGCTAAGAACCCCACAGTAACTAGTGGAGGGAAACCTTGCTACACAACAGCTAAAGCACCTGCTGGTGCTGACCCCTGCCTGGGAGGGAGTCAATCCAGCCGCTCTCGGGCCAGTACCACTGACCGGGGCAAAGCAAGCAAATTTTCCTCCCTGCTGACAAGAGAAGATGTGGTGAAAGTGGAGAGGGAAACCCGGGGCCAGAGGGATAATCCCAAGTGGTACGAGTGGCGGGAAAACCGAATCACAGCCTCAGTCGCACCCAGGATCGCTAACAGCAAGTTTGTCAATGGCAAGAGCTCAGAGGTGCCCCAGTCTTATCTCAAGGCTGTGGTGAGCTCCGGTTCCAAAATGCAGACACCAGCCATGTCCTGGGGCACCCGAAATGAGAAAAAGGTAGTGCAGGCATATGAGGAGCTCCAGTCCAGGACAGGTAGGCCTGTGAAGGTGCAGGAGTGTGGCCTCTTCATTCACCCAGGGAAGGAGTGGCTCGCAGCCAGCCCAGATGGAATTGTCAGAGAAGCGGATACAGGGAAGCTACTGGGGCTGCTGGAGGTCAAGTGTCCCTATAAGCACAGAGACAAGACAGTGAAAGAGGCCTGTAAGGACAAAGCCTTCTGCCTGGAAGTGGATGGTGAGTCCTACTCCTTGAAAAGAAACCATCCCTACTACACTCAGGTGCAGTGCCAGCTGGCAACAACAGGCTTTGACAGGGCTGACTTTGTGGTTCACACCAACAAAGATACAGTCATCACCTCAGTGGACTTTGATGCAGGGTTCTGGGAGAGAACTGAGCCCAAGCTGGAGAAGTTCTACATGGAGGCTGTGATTCCCCACCTGGATGAGAAGAGAAGCAACTCAGTTTGGGCTAAGGAAGAATAAAGTAATTGGGACATCTGGCCACTACCCCACCAGGGACTTCTGTCTTCCAGATGCCATGATAGATTAATGGACTATCTCTAGTTCTGCCACAGCAGAACTATGGAAGCTGGAACATGATACCTGCTGAGtcctggtctacatttaaaaattagagCTAACTAGCTACATTTGTTCCCTAAATGCTTTAGTTATGTCTGCCTAACCTCCAGTATAGACATGACTAGGTCTTCTAATGAACTAGTTCCTACACTGAGCAGTAACTATCTCC
Encoded proteins:
- the LOC123377281 gene encoding uncharacterized protein LOC123377281; this translates as MGRPRKNPDSTASPRQAATVPKATPAAPRSSAASTQAKTTPTASRPKSAQAAGSSGTSRAQTDKPTSSTTARRARQSSSQSRATATHGSDQGDTEISYRVTAKNPTVTSGGKPCYTTAKAPAGADPCLGGSQSSRSRASTTDRGKASKFSSLLTREDVVKVERETRGQRDNPKWYEWRENRITASVAPRIANSKFVNGKSSEVPQSYLKAVVSSGSKMQTPAMSWGTRNEKKVVQAYEELQSRTGRPVKVQECGLFIHPGKEWLAASPDGIVREADTGKLLGLLEVKCPYKHRDKTVKEACKDKAFCLEVDGESYSLKRNHPYYTQVQCQLATTGFDRADFVVHTNKDTVITSVDFDAGFWERTEPKLEKFYMEAVIPHLDEKRSNSVWAKEE